One genomic segment of Pandoraea sputorum includes these proteins:
- the rplK gene encoding 50S ribosomal protein L11, whose amino-acid sequence MAKKIIGFIKLQIPAGKANPSPPVGPALGQRGLNIMEFCKAFNAQTQSLEPGLPIPVVITAFADKSFTFVLKTPPATVLIKKAANLQKGSAKPHTDKVGKITRAQAEEIAKTKMPDLTASDLDAAVRTIAGSARSMGITVEGL is encoded by the coding sequence ATGGCAAAGAAAATCATCGGCTTTATCAAGCTGCAGATTCCTGCAGGTAAAGCCAATCCGTCGCCCCCCGTGGGCCCGGCCCTGGGTCAGCGTGGCCTGAACATCATGGAGTTCTGCAAGGCGTTCAACGCGCAAACGCAGAGCCTCGAACCGGGTCTGCCGATTCCGGTGGTGATCACCGCCTTCGCGGACAAGAGCTTCACGTTCGTCCTGAAGACCCCGCCGGCAACGGTGCTGATCAAGAAGGCTGCCAACCTGCAAAAGGGTTCGGCCAAGCCGCACACCGACAAGGTGGGCAAGATCACCCGCGCACAAGCGGAAGAAATCGCGAAGACCAAGATGCCTGACCTTACCGCCTCCGATCTGGACGCTGCGGTTCGCACCATCGCTGGCAGCGCACGTTCGATGGGCATCACGGTGGAGGGTCTGTAA
- the nusG gene encoding transcription termination/antitermination protein NusG has product MSDTGAAPSKKRWYVIHAYSGMEKSVAKQLQERITREGMQDYFGQILVPTEEVVETTAGHKKVTERRFFPGYVLCEMEMTDESWHLVKNTPKVTGFIGGTGTRPIPIRQAEVDKIMSQIKDGVEKPRPKTLFEVGELVRVKDGPFTDFNGSVEEVNYEKSRLRVSVTIFGRATPVELEFGQVEKI; this is encoded by the coding sequence ATGTCTGATACCGGAGCTGCACCGAGCAAGAAGCGCTGGTACGTCATTCATGCCTACTCCGGCATGGAAAAAAGCGTAGCCAAGCAACTGCAAGAGCGCATTACGCGTGAGGGCATGCAAGATTACTTTGGTCAGATTCTCGTTCCGACCGAAGAAGTTGTTGAAACTACGGCTGGCCATAAGAAGGTCACCGAACGTCGTTTCTTCCCCGGCTATGTGCTGTGTGAGATGGAAATGACGGATGAATCGTGGCACTTGGTGAAGAACACCCCCAAGGTCACGGGCTTTATCGGCGGCACGGGCACGCGTCCGATTCCGATCCGACAAGCCGAAGTCGACAAGATCATGTCGCAAATCAAGGATGGGGTTGAAAAGCCGCGTCCCAAGACGTTGTTCGAAGTGGGCGAGCTGGTTCGAGTCAAGGATGGTCCTTTCACGGACTTCAACGGCTCGGTGGAAGAAGTGAACTACGAAAAGTCCCGCCTCCGTGTCTCCGTCACCATTTTTGGACGGGCAACTCCGGTAGAACTGGAGTTCGGACAAGTCGAAAAGATCTAA
- the secE gene encoding preprotein translocase subunit SecE: MANSPVETVRTTGDKLLLALAGLLVIAGVVAFYALEQQALYVRVAAIVVVLAIAAGVALASQTGKGFLAFAKDAYREVGKVVWPTRKEAAQTTAIVFAFVIIMALYLWISDKTIEWAVFSLILGWK; this comes from the coding sequence ATGGCGAATTCTCCCGTAGAAACTGTACGTACGACTGGCGACAAGCTGCTGCTGGCTCTGGCCGGGCTGCTGGTGATTGCTGGCGTCGTGGCGTTCTACGCTTTGGAGCAACAAGCACTGTATGTGCGCGTTGCTGCCATCGTCGTCGTTCTGGCCATCGCAGCAGGTGTTGCATTGGCATCGCAAACTGGCAAAGGCTTCCTGGCTTTTGCCAAGGATGCGTATCGGGAAGTGGGTAAGGTCGTTTGGCCGACCCGTAAAGAGGCTGCCCAAACGACCGCGATTGTGTTCGCGTTCGTCATCATCATGGCGCTGTATCTGTGGATCAGCGACAAGACGATCGAATGGGCAGTGTTCTCTTTGATTCTTGGCTGGAAGTGA
- the tuf gene encoding elongation factor Tu — MAKEKFERTKPHVNVGTIGHVDHGKTTLTAAIATVLSSKFGGEAKKYDEIDAAPEEKARGITINTAHIEYETATRHYAHVDCPGHADYVKNMITGAAQMDGAILVCSAADGPMPQTREHILLARQVGVPYIIVFLNKCDMVDDAELLELVEMEVRELLSKYDFPGDDTPIIKGSAKLALEGDKGELGEVAIMNLADALDSYIPTPERAVDKPFLMPVEDVFSISGRGTVVTGRIESGVVKVGEEIEIVGIKMDGDKPHIDKTTCTGVEMFRKLLDQGQAGDNVGLLLRGTKREDVQRGQVLAKPGSIKPHMSFTAEVYVLSKDEGGRHTPFFNNYRPQFYFRTTDVTGSITLPADKEMVMPGDNVSISVKLIAPIAMTEGLRFAIREGGRTVGSGVVAKIVA; from the coding sequence ATGGCAAAGGAAAAATTCGAGCGGACTAAGCCGCACGTGAACGTCGGTACCATTGGCCACGTTGACCATGGCAAGACCACCCTGACGGCTGCTATCGCAACGGTTCTGTCGTCCAAGTTCGGCGGCGAAGCCAAGAAGTACGACGAAATCGACGCAGCGCCGGAAGAAAAGGCACGCGGCATTACCATCAACACGGCACACATCGAGTACGAAACGGCTACGCGCCACTACGCACACGTTGACTGCCCGGGCCACGCCGACTACGTCAAGAACATGATTACCGGTGCTGCCCAGATGGACGGCGCTATCCTGGTTTGCTCGGCTGCTGACGGCCCGATGCCGCAAACGCGTGAGCACATCCTGCTCGCCCGTCAGGTCGGTGTGCCGTACATCATCGTGTTCCTGAACAAGTGCGACATGGTCGACGACGCCGAGCTGCTCGAGCTGGTCGAAATGGAAGTGCGCGAACTTCTCTCGAAGTACGACTTCCCGGGCGACGACACGCCGATCATCAAGGGTTCGGCCAAGCTGGCGCTGGAAGGCGACAAGGGCGAACTGGGCGAAGTCGCGATCATGAACCTGGCCGACGCGCTGGATTCGTACATCCCGACGCCGGAGCGCGCTGTTGACAAGCCGTTCCTGATGCCGGTGGAAGACGTGTTCTCGATCTCGGGTCGCGGCACGGTGGTGACGGGTCGTATCGAGTCGGGCGTGGTCAAGGTCGGCGAAGAAATCGAAATCGTCGGTATCAAGATGGACGGCGACAAGCCGCACATCGACAAGACGACCTGCACGGGCGTTGAAATGTTCCGCAAGCTGCTCGACCAAGGTCAGGCAGGCGACAACGTGGGTCTGCTGCTGCGCGGCACGAAGCGTGAAGACGTTCAGCGTGGTCAGGTCCTGGCCAAGCCGGGCTCGATCAAGCCGCACATGAGCTTCACGGCCGAAGTGTACGTTCTGTCGAAGGATGAAGGTGGTCGTCACACGCCGTTCTTCAACAACTACCGTCCGCAGTTCTACTTCCGTACGACGGACGTGACGGGCTCGATCACCCTGCCGGCCGACAAGGAAATGGTCATGCCGGGCGACAACGTGTCGATCAGCGTCAAGCTGATCGCTCCGATCGCCATGACCGAAGGTCTGCGCTTCGCAATCCGCGAAGGTGGCCGTACGGTTGGCTCGGGCGTCGTTGCAAAGATCGTAGCTTAA
- a CDS encoding glycosyltransferase family 25 protein gives MSLVDSHKRRAHITAQLNKAGVPFRFFDAQRIDQYPVTYDEATRLKMYSSHLTLGEVGCYDSHYRIWEALARSNDDIWCVLEDDVELTPDFSGRLAAALEVSIHWGIMRLKSGGDSGRWKVGELPEGGILHDHRKQPGGTQGYLIRRDAALTLLDYAKRMIHPVDDMLNRNWEHGVRMISMSPDIVVDVGDDLGTTIVGRRKAERSLAQKLRREFYMGMDCLNSHMYVLRRRLLAGAR, from the coding sequence GTGTCATTAGTCGACAGTCATAAGCGGCGCGCTCATATCACTGCGCAGCTGAACAAAGCGGGCGTCCCATTCAGATTCTTCGATGCGCAGCGCATTGACCAATATCCGGTGACGTACGACGAGGCGACTCGCCTCAAAATGTATTCCAGTCACCTGACGCTCGGGGAAGTGGGGTGCTATGACAGCCACTATCGCATCTGGGAAGCGCTCGCGCGGTCTAATGACGATATCTGGTGTGTCTTGGAAGACGACGTCGAGCTGACGCCTGACTTCTCCGGGCGCCTCGCTGCGGCGCTGGAAGTCTCGATCCACTGGGGGATCATGAGGCTAAAGAGTGGTGGAGATTCCGGACGTTGGAAGGTGGGTGAGCTCCCGGAGGGCGGCATCCTCCACGACCACCGCAAGCAGCCTGGCGGCACGCAGGGCTACCTTATTCGTCGCGACGCCGCGTTGACCCTGTTGGACTACGCCAAACGGATGATCCATCCAGTCGATGACATGCTGAACCGCAATTGGGAGCATGGCGTGCGCATGATCTCGATGTCGCCAGACATCGTAGTCGACGTCGGCGACGATCTCGGTACCACGATCGTCGGCCGCCGAAAGGCGGAACGGAGTCTAGCGCAAAAGCTGCGGCGAGAGTTTTATATGGGAATGGACTGCCTGAACAGCCATATGTATGTCTTGCGTAGACGACTGTTAGCGGGCGCTCGCTGA
- a CDS encoding GNAT family N-acetyltransferase, with the protein MRRDYANGCDRSPAVFLEGIYVSPLSRRMGVARALCTSVEPWGVS; encoded by the coding sequence ATGCGACGCGATTACGCCAACGGCTGCGACAGATCCCCTGCGGTCTTTCTCGAAGGCATTTACGTTAGCCCTTTGTCGCGACGTATGGGTGTCGCGCGCGCCTTATGTACGTCGGTCGAGCCGTGGGGTGTCTCGTAA
- a CDS encoding phospholipase D family protein, translated as MLIPLVMLAGACTSVRPPPEPSPWTSHTPAATPGELAAALAPAIRAHPRQSGFQLLSTGSAAFTTRLALVQSAQHSLDVQYYSAGEDITGRLLLQSLLYAADRGVRVRMLVDDINRRHTDPAFAALDQHRNIEIRVFNPFGTRDTTLLERAGNLLTQFDQLNRRMHNKALIADNQLAIVGGRNLGDEYFDANPDLSFRDFDLLCAGPVVEAVSRSFDHFWTSPQSYPLKQVQSKIDKETLDATRDALAQHWRDADTVPAGHEALNQPPLAAGLRDGTVPLFWAPAELAADTPDKLDAPATETQSAPADKLRQLAAKAQREVLIISPYFVPLDGGVRFLSTLAQRGVKVRVLTNSLAATDVVPVHAGYARYRPALLQAGIELYEFKPIRSDDGERPTRRVTFGGSSKASLHGKAYVIDRRDVVLGSFNLDPRSVRLNTELAIVIHSPEFAERMARIFDRATSPRSSFRVELAPPGTAPPTPTPPTMPALRWVGEENGKPRTFDVEPYATFSRNAVAGAFTLLPSDDLL; from the coding sequence ATGCTCATCCCGCTCGTCATGCTGGCCGGGGCTTGCACGTCGGTACGTCCACCGCCGGAGCCATCGCCGTGGACATCGCACACGCCAGCCGCCACGCCCGGTGAATTGGCCGCCGCCCTCGCCCCTGCCATTCGCGCGCATCCGCGCCAATCCGGCTTTCAGTTACTCTCGACGGGGTCTGCCGCCTTCACCACGCGTCTCGCGCTCGTTCAATCTGCCCAACATAGTCTCGACGTGCAGTACTACAGCGCGGGCGAGGACATCACCGGCCGTCTGCTGCTCCAGTCGCTGCTCTACGCCGCCGACCGGGGCGTACGCGTGCGCATGCTGGTCGACGACATCAACCGTCGCCACACCGATCCGGCCTTCGCCGCGCTGGACCAGCATCGCAACATCGAGATCCGGGTCTTCAATCCCTTCGGCACCCGCGACACCACGCTTCTCGAACGGGCGGGCAACCTCCTCACTCAGTTCGACCAGCTCAACCGCCGCATGCATAACAAGGCGCTGATCGCAGACAATCAACTCGCGATCGTCGGCGGCCGCAATCTGGGAGACGAATATTTCGACGCCAATCCCGACCTCTCCTTCCGCGACTTCGACCTGTTGTGTGCCGGACCGGTGGTCGAGGCCGTCTCCCGCAGCTTCGACCATTTCTGGACGAGCCCTCAGTCATATCCCCTCAAGCAAGTCCAGTCGAAGATCGACAAGGAGACGCTGGACGCCACACGCGACGCCCTCGCCCAACACTGGCGCGACGCGGACACCGTCCCTGCCGGGCACGAAGCGCTGAACCAGCCGCCCCTCGCCGCCGGACTGCGCGATGGCACGGTCCCGCTCTTCTGGGCCCCCGCCGAACTCGCCGCCGACACCCCGGACAAACTCGACGCCCCGGCCACCGAAACCCAGAGCGCCCCGGCCGACAAACTCCGCCAGCTCGCCGCGAAGGCGCAGCGCGAGGTGCTGATCATCTCGCCCTACTTCGTGCCGCTGGATGGCGGTGTCCGGTTCCTGTCGACGCTGGCGCAACGCGGCGTAAAAGTCCGCGTGCTGACGAATTCGCTGGCGGCGACGGACGTCGTCCCCGTCCACGCCGGATACGCACGTTACCGCCCGGCCCTGCTGCAAGCCGGTATCGAACTGTACGAGTTCAAGCCGATCCGCTCCGACGACGGCGAGCGCCCCACGCGCCGCGTCACGTTCGGCGGGTCATCGAAAGCGAGCCTGCACGGCAAGGCGTATGTCATCGACCGGCGCGACGTCGTCCTCGGCTCGTTCAACCTCGACCCTCGCTCGGTACGCCTGAACACCGAACTGGCGATCGTCATCCACAGCCCCGAATTTGCCGAACGTATGGCGCGCATCTTTGACCGGGCGACGTCACCGCGCAGCAGCTTCCGGGTCGAGCTGGCACCGCCGGGCACAGCGCCGCCCACGCCGACGCCACCGACAATGCCTGCGCTTCGCTGGGTCGGCGAGGAGAACGGCAAACCACGCACCTTTGACGTAGAACCCTACGCGACCTTCAGCCGCAACGCCGTCGCGGGCGCGTTCACGCTGCTTCCGAGCGACGACCTGCTCTGA
- a CDS encoding TonB-dependent siderophore receptor produces the protein MMAVASRALPAFPEPLRALSSTVTGLRRRRVCAGVALTFASFASTFGAGVAHAQTSDQAPATATVAAAARAYDIPAGALDAVLTRFGREAGILLTYTPALTAGRQSPGVRGRFDVPGAFGQMLAGTGLTASPQGAGYTLVPQAAPAAATLASGGGSGDVALPTTHVQGQAWSDAYRLPVDANVTRSDTPILDIPQAINVVPRQVLADQRARTLDDALINVSGIVQGNTLASTQDTLLKRGFGGNRDGSIMHNGMPLVQGRGLNANADSVEVLKGPTSLLYGIMDPGGVINVVSKRPLLKPYTAVSVAGTTYGHGKNGVEESLDTTGPIGDSGLAYRLVVDQNNQQYWRVFGSQRETLVAPTLAYYGRDTQVVASYEYRNFLTPFDRGTALDPKTNRPLAISARERLDDVHNEMAGQSHLAQITVDHQFNPDWKAHFGYSYNTETYDAGQLRITGVNSTTGIVSRSNDGTLGSDSTDSFGTAYLDGKVMLAGMRHDLQFGGDWEYRRIYRRDLLRQAAKCTFSYLNPVYGCEVIPSTVSAADSDQTDTLHDASLFFQDAIHLTDRWIVVGGVRLLTYSQIAGKGRPFKENTNISDSKWLPRAGVVYKAREYLSFYGSYSESLKPTSTIAPLSTGVVIDSNVAPEHAKSYEVGAKLDMPNGLSGNLAVFNIDKRNVLVSQAVPGSSTLDWRTSGAARSRGVELDVSGRIGQRWNVIASYAFIDAKITDDPMYAGNTLVNAARHTASLAGVYDWGPVLGNGSGNLRLGAVGRYIGSRPGDSANSFTLPAYFVADVFATYDTKIGRHPVHYQLNVKNVFNKTYYPSSVSQTVVAIGDARSATLSATFEF, from the coding sequence GCGCGGGCGTCGCGCTGACGTTTGCGTCGTTCGCTTCGACGTTTGGCGCGGGCGTTGCTCATGCGCAGACGTCCGATCAGGCGCCCGCGACGGCCACAGTCGCCGCTGCCGCGCGAGCTTATGACATCCCGGCAGGCGCGCTCGATGCCGTGCTCACGCGCTTTGGACGCGAAGCGGGCATCTTGCTGACGTACACGCCTGCGCTGACGGCCGGGCGTCAGAGCCCCGGCGTGCGAGGCCGCTTCGATGTGCCGGGGGCGTTCGGTCAGATGCTTGCGGGCACCGGACTGACGGCGTCGCCACAGGGGGCCGGTTACACGCTCGTGCCGCAGGCGGCCCCGGCGGCCGCGACGCTGGCTTCCGGTGGCGGCTCGGGCGACGTCGCACTGCCGACGACGCACGTGCAGGGGCAAGCGTGGTCCGATGCCTACCGTCTGCCGGTAGACGCGAACGTCACGCGCTCCGACACGCCGATCCTCGACATCCCCCAGGCGATCAACGTGGTGCCGCGTCAGGTGCTCGCCGATCAGCGTGCCCGCACGCTCGACGACGCGTTGATCAATGTCAGCGGCATCGTGCAGGGCAATACGCTCGCAAGTACGCAGGACACGCTGCTCAAGCGCGGCTTCGGTGGCAACCGCGACGGCTCGATCATGCACAACGGTATGCCACTCGTGCAGGGCCGGGGGCTGAACGCGAACGCGGATTCGGTCGAAGTGCTCAAAGGGCCGACGTCGCTGCTCTACGGGATCATGGATCCCGGTGGCGTGATCAACGTGGTGAGCAAGCGTCCCCTGCTCAAGCCGTACACCGCAGTGAGCGTGGCTGGCACGACTTATGGTCACGGCAAGAACGGCGTCGAGGAGTCGCTCGATACGACCGGTCCGATCGGTGATTCAGGGCTGGCTTACCGGCTGGTCGTCGATCAGAACAATCAGCAGTACTGGCGCGTCTTCGGTTCGCAGCGCGAGACGCTCGTCGCCCCGACGCTCGCCTATTACGGACGCGATACGCAGGTCGTCGCCTCCTATGAGTACCGCAACTTTCTGACACCGTTCGACCGTGGCACCGCGTTGGACCCGAAGACGAACCGGCCGCTGGCGATTTCGGCGCGGGAGCGTCTGGATGACGTCCACAACGAAATGGCCGGGCAGTCACATCTGGCGCAGATCACCGTCGACCATCAGTTCAATCCGGACTGGAAGGCGCACTTCGGCTACAGCTACAACACCGAGACCTACGACGCGGGGCAGTTGCGCATTACCGGTGTGAATTCCACGACCGGGATCGTCTCGCGCAGTAACGACGGTACGCTCGGCTCGGACAGTACCGACAGCTTCGGTACGGCGTATCTCGACGGCAAGGTGATGCTCGCCGGGATGCGTCACGACCTGCAATTCGGCGGCGACTGGGAGTATCGACGCATTTATCGGCGCGATCTGCTGCGTCAGGCCGCGAAGTGCACGTTCTCTTATCTGAATCCGGTGTACGGCTGCGAGGTGATCCCGAGTACGGTGTCCGCCGCCGATAGCGATCAGACCGATACGCTGCACGACGCGTCGCTGTTCTTCCAGGACGCCATTCATTTGACCGATCGCTGGATTGTCGTCGGTGGTGTGCGGCTGCTGACGTATAGCCAGATCGCGGGCAAGGGGCGGCCGTTCAAGGAAAATACCAACATCAGCGACTCGAAGTGGCTGCCGCGCGCGGGTGTCGTCTATAAGGCACGGGAGTATCTGTCGTTCTACGGCAGCTATTCCGAGTCGCTCAAGCCGACGTCCACCATTGCGCCGCTGTCGACGGGCGTGGTCATCGACTCGAACGTCGCGCCCGAACACGCGAAGTCGTACGAGGTCGGGGCGAAGCTCGATATGCCGAACGGGCTGAGCGGCAACCTCGCGGTCTTCAATATCGACAAGCGCAACGTGCTGGTGTCGCAGGCGGTGCCCGGGAGCAGTACGCTGGACTGGCGCACGTCCGGGGCGGCGCGCTCGCGGGGTGTCGAACTGGATGTGTCGGGGCGCATCGGCCAGCGCTGGAACGTGATCGCGAGCTACGCCTTCATCGATGCGAAGATCACCGACGATCCGATGTACGCCGGCAACACGCTGGTCAACGCGGCACGGCATACGGCGTCGCTGGCAGGGGTGTATGACTGGGGGCCGGTGCTGGGCAATGGGAGCGGCAACCTGCGTCTCGGGGCGGTGGGGCGGTACATCGGGTCGCGACCGGGCGACTCGGCGAACAGTTTTACGCTGCCCGCGTACTTCGTCGCCGATGTGTTCGCGACTTACGACACGAAGATCGGGCGGCATCCCGTCCACTATCAGCTCAACGTGAAGAACGTGTTCAACAAGACTTACTACCCGTCGAGCGTCAGCCAGACGGTCGTGGCCATCGGCGACGCGCGCTCCGCAACGTTGTCGGCGACGTTCGAGTTCTGA